The Phycisphaerae bacterium nucleotide sequence ACGCCCGGCCGAAGCATCAGATGAAAAGTATTGGCAAGGATTATTTGCGAACCTGCCTCACTTAGCTGTTGAGGTAATAGACCTTTGACCGTTCCTCTTGTCCCGACCGGCATAAATACCGGTGTACGGATTTTTCCGTGAGCGGTTTGTAATGTACCGGTTCGTGCTGATGTTTCAGAGCTTTTTGTGTTTATATCGAAGACGTTCATTATTAGCGGACAGCTTAGTATAGGGTCTTTATTCGGTTGTCGGGATAATAGAAGCTCAGGATTTGTTCTGCGGTATTACCTTGTCTGGCCATCTCTCTTGCCCCGTACTGGCACAGTCCCACGCCGTGGCCGAACCCTTTACCTGCGACGAAAAGAAATTCTTTGTCCAGGCTCACTATCGTACAGCAGGCGCTTTGAATTTTGGTCCCGCTCGAATCGATTGCAAGTCGCAGGTCCTCGGCTCGCAAAAAACCTGTTTTGCCTGTCGAGCCGGTCAGTTTAACGCTCGTAATTCTCGTGAATTTATTCTCGTACTCGCTTTTTTTCACGGCTTCTATTTTCTCTATGGTTCCCAATTCCTTCAGGGATGGATACCTTTCGAGGATATTATCGCTTACGGTTTTTTTATCGAATTTGACGTCCGGCCAGTAGAATAGGCTCGGCCTTGTAGTTGTTCTGCAATAGGCGCAATTGACGCCTTTAAGCGATTCGAATTTATCGCCGAAAACATTTTCGCTGTCTTCGGTATGACCGCCGCAGGCGGAACTGTAATAAGCTGGAAACGGCTCGCAGTCCCCTGATTCCTGCTGACAGCATAATACCATCCCGCAGGTACTGTTGACCGCATCGTTTGTGCGTACCGTCTCGGCGTTGACGCCTTTGTAAACCTGGTTTGCCTGTGTGGTTTTGACGTCCCAGTTCCGGTTTTTGCCGAACTTCGTTTTTATATACAAACAGTAAGTTCTTGCCGCTATCGCCTGTGCCTTTAAGGCTTCCATTTCCCAGTAGCTGGGCATTTCAGACGCCACGACGCCGGCAAGATATGTTTCCATCGAAACATTATTAATGACCGTCATAGTCCTGCTGCCGGAATTTATAATCAGTTCGAGACCGCCGCGGTATTTCTGGTTGTCGTTAATCGCGAAAGGCTGGTTGTGCTTGGGCTGTATAATCAGGTGTTTGGTTTTGAAAAGCTGCTGGCCTGCCCATATTCCGTTGCTGTCTGTCGCAGGCTCAATTACGCAGGCGGTACCCTCAGCCTTGAATATCTCCATTGTATCGTAGTTTACAATCTCGTATTCATCGTCAATCTTGAACTGAATTTTTTGTGCGCTGTCGTCCAGCAGAACCCTTACGCTGGACAGGGACGGGCTTTGCGTTATGACCGGCTCGGAACCCTGCGGCTCGGCGACGCAGCCGCCGAGGAGAACGGACAATCCTGTGCAAAGAATTGCGATATTCCGGAATATTTTTATTCTTGGCTGCATAGCGGAATAATTAATCAATTTTTCTCAGGCTGATGCCCAGACTATCAAGAATCTTATTTATTTCCACAAGGCTGGTAGCGCCGAAATTCTTGACGCCGAGCAGTTCGGCCTCGGTTTTGGAGACAAGGTCGCCTATGGTTCTGATATTCAGATTCGCAAGGCAGTTTCTTGCCCTGACGGACAGCTCGAACTCGTCCATGCTCCTGCTGAGATTTTCGTTGTCGATATCGTCATCGGCTTCCTGCTGCTGCATACCTGCCACCAGTTGCATCTCGTCGGGGAATTTGCCTTCGGATGCCATACCGAGCCTTAAGCCTCTCGACTCGAGCATATGTTTTATCTCGGTAAGGCTTGTTTCGCCGAAGTTCTTATATGCCAGAAGTTCTGTTTCGGTTATTCTCAGTAAATCCCCGAGAGTATTTATATCCATTTTCTTAAGACAGTTTCTGCTTCTTACCGAAAGCTCGAAATCGGAGATAGGAGTTTCGAGTATCTTGGTCTGTTGGTCCTTGTTTTTCTCGATTTCTTCATCGTAGAGCATTGTTTCGGAACTGTTAATGTCCTTTTTGAAGAGGAGGGCGCGAGGGTTATTCGGATGGTATTTAAGCACCTGCTCAACGCACTTTATCGCCTTGTCGTATTGATCGGCATCTTCGTGAAGAACCGCCAGGTTAAGCAGGGCGCTTACATAAGGCGTACCGTTGTTTACGAGCTGTTTGTAATAATCCATCGCCGCTTCGTCATTGCCTCTCAGATCCAGCAGAAATGCCAGATGGAACAGTGCCTTTGAATAAAGCGGGTCAATCTCTACCGCCGTCTTATAGTTTTCAATCGCCTTATCGTAGTCTCCTTCTCTCTGCAGATGCCTGCCGAGAGTGTAATGATAAAGAGCGCTTGCCTTCTGATAATTTTCACAGGCCTTGAGAGCCTTTGCCGCGTTTTCAAAATCGCCTTTGACGCGATAAACCGCAGCCTTAGCGCAGTTGACTGCCAGCGCGTCTACTCCGGCCTTTGCGGCTTTGTCGAGCGACTCGATTGCCTTGTCGTATTGTCCTGTCTTTCGCAGGCAGAAAGCGAGTTCGAGGAATTTTTCCTTGCTGTCGTCGGCCTTTTCGAATATTTCGATTGCCTCCCGGCATTTGCCGACCATGGCAAGAGCCGCGCCAAGTGCCAGGTAATTTTTCCTGCCGGGCTTGGACAATTCCTCTTCTGTTTTTTCTGCGAATGCAATTTTGTTTCGCTCGCTCGAATTTACAAACTCTGATACCGAGATAATATCGTTGATGGTAATGGTTTCCGCGACAAATAAATCGATTTTCGGCTGACTTACTACTGACATTGTCTTTTGCTCCTAATATAACTGTTTAATTATTCTAAATTTAGGGTTTTGTTTTTTAACTCGACGCGTAAAGGAGCATTATAGCGCAAAACAAAAGATTTGCAATAGCATTTCAGGGGGTCACTTTTGCGGGCTTTAGTGCCGAAATTTAATGCCAAACCGCCGAAAATCTGCTATTCTGTGTTTGTTTCAAGGGATTGTTTATGGATAGGTTAAAACAGCTTTGTCTTCTTACCGGTATAATAATGCTGATGTCTTTGGCGGCGTTCAGTATTATCGGTGCGGTAATGGGTGCTGACTGGTCGAGATCGTTTTTTACTTCACCGGCGGGCGGTTCGCTTTGGATTACTGTCGGATTGTTGATTGTCGCCGGCCTGTTTCAATTCGGGATAATTTACAAGGCGAAATGGCCGCTCATTGTTTATCTCGGCGTTTTGCTTGTTCTCGCCGGTTCTTTCGGCAGGTGCAATTGTACTGTTTTTATCGGTTTCGTTTTGGGCTGCATCGGTCTTTTCGGCCTCTTTCGGATTAAACCGTCCGTTATGGATATTGTAATAGCCGTTCTGTTATTTCTTGCGATAGTGTTTATTTTTTATTTTCGCATAGTGCCGCGGCATTCGCAGCTTAAAAGTATTTTTTTTGTGCCTCATGTTTTCGCTTATCTGCTTTCGTATGTTTTTATGGCCAGGGCGGCTTTTTTTGCCGTCAGTCAATTGTTCGGCAAAACGCCCCAAAGCGAAACTTCCGCATACAGGTTTGTTTGTATGGGTTTTCCTCTTATGACTGCCGGCCTTGTTCTCGGCAGCGTATGGGCGGCCTCTGCATGGGGTGATTGGTGGAGCTGGGACCCAAAGGAAATGTTTTCCCTTGCCGTTTGGCTGGTCTTCGCCGCGTTTCTGCATTTCAGATATTTATACCGGCAAAGATTTTTGCGTTTGAACAGTATTTGGATTATAATAGGTTTCATATTGATTATACTTTGTTTTTTGTGGGTAAATTTCTCGAAAATTTTCGCGGGCCTTCATAGTTATACCAGTTAAGCCTGCCCGCCGCGGATGGAGCCGGGATTTGTTATGAATATCGTTTTTCAGGGTGTTGATTTTAGAAATTGTCCTGCCGATGCTGCCGGAAAGCTTGCTCTCGACCTGCAGCGGCAGAAAAATTTCCTGCATTCCTGCCGGCGATTCCCTGAAATAAGCGATGCCATCGTATTGAACACCTGCAACAGGCTTGAGTTTTATTTTTACGCGAAAAAGCAGTTCGACATCTCCGCGTTTGTCGATGATTTTATTTCACATGATTTATGGAATGAGCACAAACAGACTTTATACGGCCTTGACGCTGCCGGGCATCTTTTCAATGTCGCCGCCGGCCTCGAATCGCAGATTATCGGCGAAAATGAAATTTTTTCGCAATTAAAATCCGCCTACAGCTTCGCCCTGCGCTGCGACAGCGTAAAATTTATGTTCCATCGTCTCCTCCACAGTTCGTTTCGCGTCGCGAAAGCCGTAAGGACTCATACCGATATAAATACCGGTGCGCTGTCTGTCGCACAGGCCTCCGTCGAACTTGCAGCCGGTAATTTTTCCGCCTGTGGTGAGTTTGTCGAATCCATCGGCAAAATGAAAGTCCTTGTAATCGGCTCCGGCTCGAACGCCGAACTTATTGTAAAACATCTAATCAGAAAAAATGTTGCCGATATTACTGTCGCCGCCAGGAACAAGGAAGCAGGGGTGCGATTAATTGAAAAAACATCGGCAGGTAAATTTTTACAGTTAAATGAATTGAAAAGCTGTCTTCCGGATATTGATATTGTTTTTACCGCTGCCGCCTCTCAAAAGCCTTTAATAACGGCAGAAACGCTCGATAAAAACCGGGCTAAGCCCCTGATTGTAATAGATTTGTCTGTGCCGCCAAATGCCGAGCCTGAAGTTGTGGAAATAGATAATATAAAACTTTTCAATATTGATAGTCTAAACGAAATTATCGATAGTAATAACCGCAAACGCCGAACCGAGATTCCCAAAGCAAAGGCGATAATAGATGAGCATCTGCAATTATTTTCCCGCTGGCTCGAAGATTCGAAAGTGGCGGTTCGATGAATATGATACGAATAGCAACTCGTTCGAGCTGTTTGGCTCTTATCCAGGCGCAGATTGTCGTCGAGGCAATCTCGAAACATAAGCCCGGCATTGATTTTGAAATTGTCGAGATAAAAAGTCAGGGCGACATCGACAAAAAAAGTCCTCTCTGGAAATTATCCGAAACAGGTTTCTTTACTGCTGCCGTCGAAAACGCTCTTTGCGAAAACAAAGCCGATATCGCCGTTCACAGTTACAAGGATTTGCCGATATCGGAAACCTCCGGCCTTGTTACCGCCGCCGTTCTGGACAGAAGATTTTGTCAGGATTGTTTAATCGGCAAAGGGAAAATTAAATCGCTGAATGATTTGCCCAAAGGCGCAAAGATTGGAACTTCAAGCCTCCGCCGTAAGGCTCAGCTTTTACATAAAAGACCAGATTTGATTTGTGAGCCGATAAGGGGCAACGTGCATACGAGAATAAATCAGGTCGAAAAGGGCCAATTTGACGGCACCGTCCTTGCTTATGCCGGAATCGAAAGACTTGGATTAACTGAAAAGATTTCTCTTTGCTTCGACCCCATAGATTTTATTCCAGCGCCTGCTCAGGGTGCCTTAGCCGTTCAGGCAAAAGCCGGCGACAATGAAATTTTAAAATTACTTGCTGAAATTGATGATAAGATTTCCCGAATCACTTCTGATGCCGAGCGCCTCGTTTGGCATCATTTAAAAGCGGGCTGTCACGCCCCGGCAGGCGTATTCGCGCAGATTACAGGCGACAATATGACAATTTACGCCTTTGTCGCCGACGAAAACGGCCGCAAATTTATCAATCGCAAAAAGCAGGGCCACGTTAAATCCGCAAAAAAAATCGCGCAGGATTTGGCATCTGAACTTTTAAACTCAGGCGCGGGAGAGTTATTGAAGAATGGCTAATGGAAAAGTTTATATTGTTGGCGCCGGCCCCGGCGGCAGCGGCCTTATCAGCGTTCGCGGCAGCGAGCTTCTCCGCCGAGCCGACTGCGTTCTTTATGACAGACTCATCGGCGAAGAATTGCTGAATCTTGTTCCGAAAAAAGCCGAAACGATTTACGTCGGCAAAGAGCATAAAAATTCCATCAAACAGAAAGACATAAACAAACTGATTATCGAAAAGGCCCGCGTTTATAAAACAATCGTAAGGCTCAAAGGCGGCGATGCCCTAATTTTCGGCAGGGCGACAGAGGAATTAAAATGCCTTGCCGATAACAAAATTGATTTTGAAATTATCCCCGGCATTACCGCCGCTTCTGCCGCCGCCGCTTGCGCAGGCGTAGTTCTTACGGACAGAAACACCGCCTCATCGGTAACTTTTATAACGGGTCATACCGCCGATGGCAGGGAAGTTAATATCGATTTTAAAAGCCTTGTAAAACTCAAAGGCACAATTGTTTTTTATATGGCCGTTGGAAATTTAAATCGCATCTGCAAAGGATTGATTAAGGCGGGCCTTGCGGCCAATACCAATACTGTTGTCGTGGCAAACGCCTCGCTGGCAAATCAGAGAATCGTTAAAGGCACCGTTTCCGATATCGCCGAAAAATGTGCGGAGAATAGAATCGAACCGCCTGCGATTGTAATAATTGGCAAAAATTGTTTCCCCTGGCTGGCCGATAAACCGTTATTCGGGAAAAAAGTTTTAATGACCCGTGATTCTGCCGGCAACGCCGACTTTGCCTGCAAACTTACCGCACGCGGCGCAACCGCCGTAAGCCGGCCGACCTTTGAAATTCAGGACTTCACCGGCAAAAAGGATTTTAAACGGGTTGTTGAAAAGATAAAAAATTTCGACTGGGTCTTTTTTACAAGCCCGACAGGCGTAAAATTATTTTTCAATGCGTTGGAAAGATTGAATAAAGACGCCGGCGTTTTTGCCTCCGCTAAAATCGCATGCATCGGCTCGGAAACCGCCGGCGCACTTGAAGATTTTGGCATAAAAGCTGATTTTGTACCGAAAAAGTTTACCTCGAACGACCTGGCGAAGGAATTTATAAAAAAATATAAACCGAGCGGTGAGAAAATACTCCTCTTGCGTTCGGCTCTTGCTGGAAAACTGGAAATAACCGGTGCGAAAACTGAAAATGTCGCGATTTATACCGCCAAAAAATTAAAAAATAATAATTTGGAGCCTGCTGACTGGATAACCTTTGCGTGCGGTTTTGCCGTCGAGTGTTTCTTTAAGGATTTCGACCCGAAAGATATACGAAAAACAAAAATCGCCTCCATCGGCCCGGTTACTTCCGATACTCTGAAAAAACACGGCATAAAACCGACTGTCCAGGCAAAACAACATACAATCGACGGTCTGATTGAGGCAATGGAGAAAGTGACAGAGCCGCGACAACTTGTTTAGCCGCCGCCACTTGGGGCGGCGAGTTTAACCCGCCAATACTTTGGCGGGTTTGTTGAAAGTTTTTAAGTTATGATAAATATTTCAAGATTATATCTCGGCATTGAAAGCTCTTCGGATAATATCCGTTACCATTCCAATGGCAACGGCCCTGTTGTTGTTTATAACTGTACTAATAAATGCAGTCAGAACTGTTTGCACTGTTACAGTAAAACCGGATTGGCCGCCAGAGAGCTTGATACGCAGCAGGCAAAGGAACTTTTGAATCAGCTTGCCGAAATTAAATGTCCCGTTGTCCTCTTCAGCGGTGGTGAGCCTCTTGAAAGAGCCGATATATTTGAGCTTCTCGATTTCTCGCACAAACTCGGCCTGCGCACCGTTCTTTCGACGAACGGAAATTTAATAGATTCTAAAGTAGCAGGGGAACTCTTTGACCTCGGCGTAAATTATGTCGGCATTTCAATCGATGGCACAGAAAAAACTCACGACAGTTTCCGCGGCGTCCCCGGCAGTTTTGCAAAAGCCCTGAACGCCGTAAAATTTTGCGAAGCGGTAAATTTGAAAGTCGGCCTGCGTTTTACGATTACAAATCGCAATTTTAATCAGATAGCCGATATATTTTCCCTTGCCCAAAAGCTGAATATTAGAAGAATCTGTTTTTATCATTTAATTTCCGCCGGCCGGGCCGTAAAAAACAATCTCAAATGCACCGCAGAGCAGACAAGACAGGCTTTGGATGATATTCTCGATTGTGCGAAAAAATTTGCCGCAAAAGGCGTAACTGAAGCGCTGACTGTCGGCAATCACGCTGACGGGGCTTTCGTTTTAAATCGCTTAAAGCAGGAAAATTCGCCTTTTTATGAAAAAAGTCTGGAACTGCTCCAAAAATTCGGCGGCAACAAAATCGGCACGAAGATTTTCGCTGTCGATGCATCCGGCAATGTCCATCCCGACCAGTTCTGGCAAAATTTCTCATTGGGAAATATTACAGAAATAAAACTTGCGGAAATTTTCAAAAAATCCTTGAATATATTCAGTGACAAAACAAAATTTGCTCCGGACAGATGCAAAAATTGTCGCTGGCTCAAAATTTGCGGTACTAATATGCGGTTTTTCTCTCTATGTCATTCCCGCGAAGGCGGGAATCCAAAAGTAGACTTGTCCGCCGAAGCTTTAGCGAAGGTGGAATGGATTTTAGAGCCGGATTGTTACTTAAGCGACGAAGAAGTAGAAGGAAAACAAAATGAATTTGCCAGTCAGAATGCGAAGGCTTAGAAACAGCGATTCGATGCGCAGACTTATCAGGGGCGTTAGTCTCTCTGCGGATAATTTTATTTATCCGTTGTTTGTCTGCCCCGGCAATGGAATTAAAAAGCCGATTGAATCGATGACCGATTGTTTCCGTTTTTCGCCGGATAAAATTGCCGACCAGGCAAAAGAAGTTTTCGCACTTGGAATACCTGCTGTTCTGCTCTTCGGCCTGCCTGAAAAAAAGGATTCGAGAGGCTCCGAGGCCTTCAGCGATAACGGAACTGTTCAGCAGGCGATAAGAAATATCAAAAAAGCCGTACCGGATTTGCTTGTTATCACAGATGTATGCCTTTGTGTCTATACCGACACCGGCCATTGCGGCATAATGAAGGATAACAAAATTGATAATGACGCAAGCTGTGAATTGCTTGCCAAAGTTGCAATTTCTCACGCAAAAGCCGGCGCAGATATGGTCGCCCCTTCCGATATGATGGACGGCAGGGTAGGCATAATCAGAAAAACCCTCGATGAAAATGGTTTTACGGATACCGCGATAATGTCTTATTCAGCTAAATACGCCTCTGCATTTTACGGCCCGTTTCGCGATGCCGCCGATTCCGCTCCCGCCTTTGGCGATAGAAAAACTTATCAGATGGACCCCGCCGCATCGGCGAAACAGGCGATGCGTGAAATCGAACTGGACATCGCCGAAGGCGCAGATATCGTTATGGTCAAACCCGCCTTGCCGTATCTCGATATAATTTATCAGGCCAAACAGCGTTTCGATGTCCCCGTTGCCGCCTATCAGGTCAGCGGCGAGTATATGATGATAAACTCCGCAGCGGCCCGCGGTGTTTGCGACAGAAAATCCGCTGCTATGGAATCGCTCCTCGCAATCAAACGTGCCGGCGCCGACATTATTATAACTTACTTCGCAAAAGAAATGACCAAATGGATTTAAAATTTTTAAAAATAATTTTCTCTGTGTCCTCTGTGTTCTCTGCCTACCCGTCCGTAGTCCCTTATGGACGAAGGCGGGTGGCTAAAAAAATATGAACTCTGTGGCAAATATCAAAAAACCAAGAATTGTCGCTTTCGAAGTTACTCGCAGATGTAAAATGAACTGCGTCCACTGCCGCGCCTCTGCCAGGGCTGATTTCCCGGATGACCTTACAACTGCCCAATGCAAAAAAATCATAAAAGCAATCGCCGATTACAATCGCTGCGTCCTGATTTTCACCGGCGGAGAACCTTTCGAACGAGACGATATATTTGAATTAATTGAGTACGCAAATTCCTGCCGATTAGCTGTTTCGCTTGCGACCTGCGGCTATGATTTCGATAAGGAAAGAGCCGAAAGACTGAAAAAGGCAGGCGTTCTTACACTTTCCTTTTCGCTCGATTCTGACAACGCAAAAGAACACGACAATTTCAGGCAAACTTCCGGTGCGTATGCAACCACACTGGCGGCAATCGACATCGCAAAAACCGCTGGCCTGAAATTTCAGATTAATACGACCGTTACGAAACTTAACGCCGACAAATTACCTGCCATCGCCAGACTTTCTGAAAGTTTGGGTGCGTATTGTTTCAATCCCTTTATGCTCGTCCCCGCGGGCCGAGGCAGCGAACTTGCCGATATCTCATTATCTCCGAAAGAGTATGAAAAAGTTCTGCATACCGTTGCCGATTTGAAAGCGGTCAGTCAAATTGATGTTCGTTTTACCTGTGCACCTCGTTTCGCCGTTGTCTCCGGTCGTTTAGCCCCCGCCGCTCGAGGCGGGGTTAAAGTGGGCGGCTGCCTCGCCGCATCTGATTTTGCGTTTATAAGTCACGCCGGCGATGTGCAGACCTGCGGCTTTTTAAAAATTTCCGCAGGAAATATTTTACAAACCGGAGATTTCGCTTCCATCTGGGAAAATTCCGATTTTTTAAATTCGATTCGACAAATGAAATTCGGAGGCAAAGGAGGAAGCGAAGGCGGGTGCGCCAGTTGCAATTTCGTACAAATCTGCGGCGGATGCCGGGCAAGGGCCTATGCCCACTGTGGCGATTATCTCGCCTCCGACCCTTTATGTTGTTTAGCCCCCGCCGCTCGAGGCGGGGCCGGTCATTGCGAGCGGCTCGTCCTTCGTAGCTTTAGCGAAGGACGAAGCGAAGCAATCTCAAGTACCCTTATTGCCGCCCATATCGAAGATGATAAAATTGCTGCCGCGACTGATGCAGTAAATGCTTTACCGGGTGTTTCGCATAATTATTTGAGAAGACATCATTATAACTTGTGGTTTACATTAAAATTGCCCATTTGTCATTTCGACCGGAGTCCCGATTCATCTGGACGTAGTGGAGAAATCTTTTCTATCGAAGAAGTTATCAAAGAACTTTCTGCAAAATTTAAAACTGAATTTCTTTCTTTCCCGTCAACTGTTCGTTATAAACTCGATTCGAACGCGATAAAGAAGCACAACCCGCCTGAAACTTTTAACGCGTTATTATGTTTCCGGGCCGGCGGGGCGGCGGCGGAATATTTGTGCCAGTTGCCGCAGGTAAGTCATTGTTACGAACGGCAGACTCTGACCAATTGGCCATATAATATTTACGCGATGATTCACGAAAAAAGTGTTGAACGAATCGAGCAAATTGTTACGCAGGTCGTCAGCGAATTTAAAATTTCAAAATTTCAAATCCTGCCAACCATTCGGTCGTTGAAAAATTAGATACTAAATCTTATATCTCCGCGAAATCCGTGCAATCCGCGGTTATTTTTTCTTATAAGCTTCCGCCGGGTCGTAGACTTTTTCAGCGATAAATTCCAGTTCCGATGTGCCTTTTTTCAATGCCCTGTAAAAACAGCTTTGAAATCCCACATGGCACTGGCCCTGGTCAACTTCGACTTTCAGGATCAAACAATCCTGGTCGCAGTCGGCAAGGATTTGTTTCACTTTCTGAACGTGTCCGCTTTCCTCGCCTTTTTTCCAGAGCTTCTTTCGGCTCCTGCTGAAAAACACTGCGTTGCCGGTCTGTATCGTCAAATCCAGTGCCTCTTTATTCATATATGCTACCATCAGGATTTGTCCTGTTTTCGAGTCTTGTGAGATAGCCGTAATAAGTCCGTTAGAGTCGAATTTCGGCTCAAAATTAGTTCCAAGTTCAATTTCTTTACTTGCTGACAATTTTTTTTACTCCTTTTAAAGTACAAATTTATCTGCTTGCTGAACAACGTTTTACACGTTATTATGTCCGAACTCAAGTGTTTTTTAAGGATTAAATGAGTAAAAAGACCAAACACATTTCGCACCTTATAAGGATAGTGGTAGCCGTCGCCGCATTATACTTCGCCTTCAGGGGCGAAAGCATAAAGGATATCGTCGGCAATTTCAGCAAATTGAGTATCTTCGTCATCTTCGCATCGATTGCCCTTAACATCGCCGGCCAGCTCGTTTTCGTATTCCGCTGGCTCGTCCTCCTCCGCGCCCAGGGCATCACAATAAAATACTGGTCCGCGTTAAAACTCCACTTTCTCGGCCTCTTCTATAACAATTGTCTGCCCGGCGCCGTAGGCGGAGATGCGCTGCGGGCGTGGTATGTTACTATGCACACCGATAAAAAAATCGAGGCCGCGCTGAGC carries:
- a CDS encoding radical SAM protein, whose amino-acid sequence is MANIKKPRIVAFEVTRRCKMNCVHCRASARADFPDDLTTAQCKKIIKAIADYNRCVLIFTGGEPFERDDIFELIEYANSCRLAVSLATCGYDFDKERAERLKKAGVLTLSFSLDSDNAKEHDNFRQTSGAYATTLAAIDIAKTAGLKFQINTTVTKLNADKLPAIARLSESLGAYCFNPFMLVPAGRGSELADISLSPKEYEKVLHTVADLKAVSQIDVRFTCAPRFAVVSGRLAPAARGGVKVGGCLAASDFAFISHAGDVQTCGFLKISAGNILQTGDFASIWENSDFLNSIRQMKFGGKGGSEGGCASCNFVQICGGCRARAYAHCGDYLASDPLCCLAPAARGGAGHCERLVLRSFSEGRSEAISSTLIAAHIEDDKIAAATDAVNALPGVSHNYLRRHHYNLWFTLKLPICHFDRSPDSSGRSGEIFSIEEVIKELSAKFKTEFLSFPSTVRYKLDSNAIKKHNPPETFNALLCFRAGGAAAEYLCQLPQVSHCYERQTLTNWPYNIYAMIHEKSVERIEQIVTQVVSEFKISKFQILPTIRSLKN
- the hisI gene encoding phosphoribosyl-AMP cyclohydrolase; translated protein: MSASKEIELGTNFEPKFDSNGLITAISQDSKTGQILMVAYMNKEALDLTIQTGNAVFFSRSRKKLWKKGEESGHVQKVKQILADCDQDCLILKVEVDQGQCHVGFQSCFYRALKKGTSELEFIAEKVYDPAEAYKKK